A section of the Clostridium sp. TW13 genome encodes:
- the miaA gene encoding tRNA (adenosine(37)-N6)-dimethylallyltransferase MiaA — MKKKLLIIAGPTAVGKTDISIELAKRLNGEIISCDSMQIYKYMDIGSAKVSKEEMQGVPHYMIDIVSPENEFSVAEYKSQVTEIIDDICKRGKLPIIAGGTGLYINSIICNMNFTESEKDEEYRSYLENLAEEKGGEYLHEMLKEVDPISYANIHYNNKKRVIRALEVYKITGKPFSSFASGDQYYSTEYDVHYYVLNMDREKLYNRINMRVDIMMNKGLIDEVKELQSMGCNAEMQSMKGIGYKEILYYLDGKISLETAIDMIKQGSRNYAKRQLTWFRKDPRAEFIDKDKYSSEEEIIVKIMDDIKNS; from the coding sequence ATGAAGAAAAAATTATTAATAATAGCAGGGCCAACAGCTGTTGGGAAAACAGATATATCTATTGAACTTGCAAAAAGGCTTAATGGAGAGATAATTTCCTGTGACTCAATGCAAATATATAAATATATGGACATTGGTTCTGCTAAGGTTTCTAAAGAGGAGATGCAAGGTGTTCCTCATTACATGATAGATATAGTATCACCTGAAAATGAATTTTCAGTGGCTGAATATAAAAGCCAAGTTACAGAAATAATAGATGATATCTGTAAGAGAGGAAAGCTTCCTATTATTGCAGGTGGAACTGGACTTTATATAAATTCAATTATCTGCAATATGAATTTTACTGAAAGTGAAAAGGATGAAGAATACAGAAGCTACCTAGAGAATTTAGCTGAAGAAAAGGGTGGCGAGTACCTTCATGAAATGCTTAAGGAAGTTGATCCTATAAGTTATGCAAACATCCACTATAACAATAAAAAGAGAGTAATCAGAGCCTTAGAAGTGTATAAGATAACCGGAAAGCCATTTTCATCCTTTGCTTCTGGTGACCAATATTATTCCACAGAGTATGATGTACATTATTATGTTTTAAACATGGATAGAGAAAAATTATACAATAGAATTAATATGCGTGTAGATATAATGATGAATAAAGGTCTTATAGATGAAGTTAAAGAATTGCAATCTATGGGTTGTAATGCAGAAATGCAATCTATGAAGGGAATAGGCTATAAGGAAATCTTATATTACCTTGATGGTAAAATCTCTTTAGAAACAGCTATAGATATGATAAAACAAGGTAGCAGAAACTATGCAAAGAGACAATTAACTTGGTTTAGAAAAGATCCAAGAGCTGAATTCATTGACAAAGATAAATATTCTTCAGAAGAAGAAATAATAGTGAAAATAATGGATGACATTAAAAACTCTTAG
- the hfq gene encoding RNA chaperone Hfq, with protein sequence MNKSTNNLQDIFLNGARKNKIPVIIYLVNGVQIRGNVKGFDSFTVVLDSEGKQMLIYKHAITTVSPAKPILFTGNTNEEI encoded by the coding sequence GTGAATAAATCAACAAATAATTTACAAGATATATTTTTAAATGGTGCTAGAAAAAACAAAATTCCTGTCATAATATATTTAGTTAATGGGGTTCAAATTAGAGGTAATGTTAAAGGCTTTGATAGCTTTACAGTTGTTTTAGACTCAGAGGGAAAACAAATGCTTATTTACAAGCACGCAATTACCACTGTATCTCCTGCTAAACCAATATTATTCACTGGAAATACAAATGAAGAGATCTAA